A genomic region of Trifolium pratense cultivar HEN17-A07 linkage group LG3, ARS_RC_1.1, whole genome shotgun sequence contains the following coding sequences:
- the LOC123914834 gene encoding probable alkaline/neutral invertase F, whose protein sequence is MVSLSFLYIDLHYKGELQKVIFGNKYRYKTTHFSHTAVNKFNVMPGSLPDWIFDFMPHHSGYFIGNVSPARMDFRWFCLGNCIAILSCLATTEQSNAIMDLIESRWDVLIGEMPAKICYPALENHEWRIITGCDPKNTRWSYHNGGSWPVLLWLLTAGSNKTGRPHIAKRALDIAETRLLKDNWPEYYDGKHGRFIGKQARKLQTWSVAGYLVSRKMFDDPSHMRMVTFEEDKHLSRQHRRSKSWG, encoded by the exons ATGGTGTctttatcctttttatatatcgATTTGCATTATAAGGGTGAATTACAAAAAGTGATATTTGG TAATAAATATCGATACAAAACAACCCACTt ctcaCATACTGCAGTAAACAAGTTTAATGTGATGCCTGGTTCTCTACCTGATTGGATTTTTGATTTCATGCCTCATCATAGTGGTTACTTCATTGGCAATGTAAGTCCTGCTAGGATGGATTTTCGCTGGTTTTGCCTTGGTAATTGCATTGCAATTTTGTCATGTTTGGCTACTACCGAGCAATCAAATGCAATCATGGACCTTATAGAATCGCGTTGGGATGTATTAATTGGCGAGATGCCTGCTAAAATATGTTATCCAGCACTTGAAAATCATGAGTGGAGAATCATAACAGGATGTGACCCCAAAAATACTAGATGGAGTTATCATAATGGAGGATCTTGGCCAGTTCTTTTATGGCTTCTTACTGCGGGTTCGAACAAGACAGGAAGGCCTCATATTGCGAAACGTGCACTTGACATTGCTGAGACCAGATTGCTGAAGGACAATTGGCCTGAATATTATGATGGAAAACATGGTAGATTCATCGGGAAGCAAGCCCGGAAACTCCAAACTTGGTCTGTTGCTGGTTACTTAGTTTCTAGGAAGATGTTCGATGATCCATCACATATGCGTATGGTGACCTTTGAGGAAGATAAACACCTAAGCCGTCAGCACAGAAGATCAAAATCCTGGGGATAA
- the LOC123913695 gene encoding ER lumen protein-retaining receptor erd-2.2-like, with product MRPQRTSIHAISTWVRRQPPKVKAFLAVVSGMAALVLLRFIVHDHDNLFVAAEAVHSLGITVLIYKLMKEKTCAGLSLKSQELTAIFLAVRLYCSFVMEYDIHTILDLATFVTTLWVIYMIRFKLKASYMEEKDNFAIYYVVIPCAVLALLIHPSTSHHILNRIFWAFCVYLEAVSVLPQLRVMQNTKIVEPFTAHYVFALGVARFLSCAHWVLQVLDTRGHLLVALGYGLWPSMVLISEIVQTFILADFCYYYVKSVFGGQLVLRLPSGVV from the exons ATGAGACCTCAAAGAACATCGATCCACGCCATCTCCACATGGGTCAGGCGACAACCACCAAAGGTCAAGGCTTTTCTCGCCGTCGTTTCCGGTATGGCTGCTCTCGTTCTCCTCCGATTCATCGTTCACGATCACGATAATCTTTTTGTCGCTGCTGAAGCTGTTCATTCTCTCGGAATCACCGTTCTTATCTATAAACTCATGAAAGAAAAAACCTGTGCTG GATTATCACTCAAATCCCAGGAATTGACAGCTATATTTTTAGCTGTTAGGCTGTATTGTAGTTTTGTCATGGAATATGACATACATACCATACTTGATTTGGCTACTTTCGTTACTACGTTGTGGGTTATATACATGATTCGTTTTAAATTGAAGGCTAGTTACATGGAGGAGAAGGATAACTTTGCAATATACTATGTG GTGATACCATGTGCCGTGTTAGCCCTGCTCATTCATCCATCAACATCTCATCATATATTGAACAGGATTTTCTGGGCGTTCTGTGTATATCTGGAAGCTGTTTCTGTACTGCCCCAACTTCGGGTCATGCAGAACACTAAG ATTGTTGAGCCATTCACCGCACATTATGTATTTGCACTCGGTGTAGCAAGATTCTTGAGCTGTGCTCATTGGGTTCTTCAG GTGTTAGATACCCGTGGACATTTATTGGTTGCCTTGGGCTATGGTTTATGGCCGTCAATGGTTCTTATCTCAGAAATTGTTCAGACATTCATCTTAGCAGATTTCTGTTACTATTATGTGAAAAG TGTTTTCGGCGGACAGCTTGTTCTACGCCTTCCCTCTGGAGTGGTGTGA
- the LOC123913694 gene encoding protein MAIN-LIKE 1-like, which produces MEENVGRGRHGKPSNANASARRELAANRPAKRGRSKQQGPIPARGTHDAEAGGSRTRTRSRLGQAQNAAEDDDFDADQFLNQDAEYGEPEEPQPDELQPDEPQIEEPQQPPRRRPQQRPRQPRRDAANEGYGGGPSDMSLLTQYGNHRAVPIWDAEPDDHEVLKRTLRCQASGKKVMDIVKPPRSERWFWDPIEASGLEPLTRVNFSVLDYGVIWAFVERWHPETSTFHLPLGELGITLDDVQCLLHLPIQGKFLNHTKMSRGEGADMVSSYLGVEREDIDKAFAETNGVHLKHTTLQTLYTTNQTSAERAIAENKPAHVVRLYRERSVRAFMLHLVCCTIFSNKSSYYADVVYLQYFQDLSCVHEWNWGAAALVHLQHYLDHGSAVSTTQMAGYMSFLQGWIIAHFPRLSVWVEAPRYTANMPLNSKVVPGQGHKDAAGYRSSLDNIQTYDCVFSPYDAHRQVRPLINACWFSGWLRCGKLKAKHLPERVLRQFQHVQGIPRNPSMSATPGMNLCEIDRVFTEELELRMIDEEMRGRPVTSPWDTEPGYMSWFYRVSHPVMRPVEAPESPPRPPNLEVLIEAAEARNDPNLMQVCRSVKVEVERAVRDGEAVEGTPIHGTLQRILNLLNPILAYRRIKRGKGTRYHTRG; this is translated from the exons ATGGAAGAAAATGTTGGGAGAGGTAGGCATGGCAAGCCAAGCAATGCAAATGCTTCCGCTCGTAGAGAGCTTGCTGCAAATCGCCCTGCCAAACGAGGTCGTAGTAAGCAGCAAGGACCAATTCCCGCGCGAGGGACACATGATGCTGAGGCGGGTGGTTCGCGTACGCGTACACGGTCACGTTTAGGCCAAGCACAAAATGCTGCTGAGGATGATGATTTTGACGCGGATCAATTTCTAAATCAGGATGCCGAGTATGGCGAACCTGAAGAACCGCAACCTGATGAACTGCAACCTGATGAACCGCAAATTGAAGAACCGCAACAACCACCACGACGGAGACCGCAACAGCGACCACGGCAACCACGACGAGATGCAGCAAATGAGGGTTATGGAGGAGGACCAAGTGATATGTCATTATTAACACAATACGGAAATCATAGGGCGGTTCCGATATGGGATGCAGAACCAGATGATCACGAG GTTTTAAAGAGGACTCTGCGTTGCCAAGCTAGCGGGAAAAAGGTTATGGACATCGTCAAACCGCCTCGTAGTGAGAGGTGGTTTTGGGATCCAATAGAAGCATCGGGATTGGAGCCGCTTACCCGTGTCAATTTTAGCGTACTTGACTATGGGGTTATATGGGCATTTGTTGAAAGATGGCATCCGGAAACAAGTACTTTCCACCTTCCGTTAGGTGAGCTCGGCATCACATTGGACGATGTACAATGTCTGTTACATCTTCCAATCCAAGGAAAGTTTTTGAACCATACGAAGATGTCAAGGGGAGAAGGGGCTGACATGGTTAGTTCATATCTAGGAGTTGAGCGAGAGGATATTGATAAAGCATTTGCCGAAACCAACGGGGTACATTTGAAGCATACTACCCTGCAAACTCTATACACAACAAACCAGACGTCTGCTGAAAGAGCGATTGCTGAAAATAAGCCGGCGCATGTTGTTAGGCTTTACAGGGAGAGGAGCGTAAGGGCTTTTATGCTACATTTGGTCTGTTGTACAATATTCAGCAACAAGAGCAGTTACTACGCGGATGTTGTGTATTTGCAGTACTTTCAAGATTTGTCATGCGTTCATGAATGGAATTGGGGTGCTGCTGCTCTTGTTCATCTGCAGCATTATTTGGATCACGGATCTGCGGTTAGCACGACTCAGATGGCTGGCTACATGTCATTTCTTCAG GGATGGATTATTGCGCACTTTCCGAGACTTAGTGTGTGGGTGGAGGCTCCTAGATATACAGCGAACATGCCACTAAATTCAAAGGTTGTTCCTGGGCAAGGACATAAGGATGCAGCTGGATATAGAAGCAGTTTGGACAATATTCAAACTTACGATTGCGTGTTCAGCCCGTATGATGCCCACCGACAAGTGCGACCTTTGATAAATGCATGTTGGTTTTCTGGATGGTTAAGGTGTGGTAAATTGAAAGCCAAGCATTTGCCGGAACGTGTGCTAAGACAATTTCAACATGTGCAAGGCATTCCAAGAAACCCGAGTATGTCTGCAACGCCGGGGATGAACTTGTGTGAGATAGATCGTGTGTTTACGGAAGAATTGGAGCTGAGAATGATAGATGAAGAGATGAGGGGTCGGCCTGTTACAAGCCCGTGGGACACTGAACCCGGATATATGTCATGGTTTTATAGAGTGTCGCATCCAGTTATGCGACCCGTAGAAGCTCCTGAATCACCACCAAGGCCACCTAATTTAGAGGTGTTAATAGAGGCGGCGGAAGCAAGAAATGACCCTAATCTAATGCAAGTTTGCCGGAGTGTAAAGGTTGAGGTCGAAAGGGCAGTTCGCGATGGTGAGGCGGTTGAAGGAACTCCAATTCATGGTACTTTGCAGCGGATTCTGAATTTGCTTAATCCGATACTTGCTTATAGGCGAATTAAGCGGGGGAAGGGGACACGCTACCACACTCGGGGGTAg
- the LOC123914836 gene encoding uncharacterized protein LOC123914836: protein MDVSLTQRMRSTLAAVYFNHEKPILFRINDGETFDGLKQQLNELNRTTNNQNDNRTVSSLKYRKPSIGPDGRISFTDMMLENNDDIETMFSIFEQYSNRGPIELDATLTRSVEAILASLVRPEDRNHVSI, encoded by the coding sequence ATGGATGTCTCACTCACACAACGCATGAGATCTACCCTTGCAGCAGTTTACTTCAACCACGAAAAACCAATTTTGTTTCGCATTAACGATGGTGAAACGTTCGatggtctgaaacaacaactgaACGAGCTGAATCGTACCACCAACAACCAGAACGATAACAGAACAGTTTCGAGTCTCAAGTACCGTAAACCGTCGATCGGTCCCGACGGACGCATTTCCTTCACCGATATGATGCTTGAAAACAATGATGATATTGAAACTATGTTCTCAATTTTCGAGCAGTATAGCAACAGGGGGCCTATCGAATTAGATGCAACGCTGACAAGATCTGTCGAAGCCATCCTTGCTAGCCTTGTTCGTCCGGAAGATCGAAATCATGTTTCCATTTGA
- the LOC123913696 gene encoding PKS-NRPS hybrid synthetase cheA-like, whose product MAGKRELVLGICAPGIVEVPPDKPPSRPVAYEIDTSDHFYTEMATPDRDELIRWAREIALKLKFAIVIGKSDNGSDKRKQYFRLDCERGGRYVSTNKKLKSDQTGTRKCGCPFRLRGYCHADKTWHLTVVNGKHNHELDKAVEGHLIVGRLKPEERQCMEEMSRNLVPPKNIMSTLKDRDPNNKTTAKQLYNLSHRLKLKMRASMTEMQHLSKRLVETGYFFKHRTVVADGSEHVQDIFFAHPKSISLFNSFPTVLLMDSTYKTNKYKMPLFEIVGFTSTGRSFNVGFAWLTNEREDNFTWALEQCVSLLRNEDVRPKVIVTDRDLALMNAVSEVFPTSAAMVCRFHVKKNVSSKMKEIVKIKNGENEKQTDVWDQITDAFNDVLESPTEKEYADNVMVFRELCARWPKFLRYVEETVLDTDKERVVNAWVDQHMHMGNHTTNRAESCHGVLKGYLKDGNGDLVKGWEAINKMLISQFTEVQGEFGRSMSVAEHRYDDDPLYAFLFYKISRKAMDHIYDEANRVEECGMDSKKCGCVMRRTYGLPCACLIAKKIKNNKPIRLDEIHPQWKKLCFEDEPAPGDVADDYDCLAEWKAIQERLKTADVSVKNDIRNQLRLIAYPETTSVKPPLQKAKTKGARKKKSVRVTRSTSRDKSRWEHVDDHIAATQASQSQATKSKPSTSQTVPEVPKELVIRTLTPAPPAPPEIPFINHMPKFMHPFIEDIIDVQGDGYCGYRVVALHQKENQQDYELIRLNMERELRLHKESYVELFDTERYKYVTDALFPPPRRSKHAIATKDKWFTFPDMGYVVATHFQRVVVQLSNMEKCGASRTCFPLRGKPPSDTSDLDSKIICIGALADHFVLVRLKVGCPIPPTAHQWKNSCSEEAADWEPMFLDRMQKFGELLTIERAGDDLVTIGKGSKDDPLEL is encoded by the exons ATGGCGGGCAAACGAGAGCTTGTGCTAGGTATCTGTGCCCCGGGAATTGTTGAGGTTCCGCCTGATAAACCTCCATCTAGACCTGTTGCATATGAGATTGATACATCAGATCATTTTTACACTGAAATGGCAACCCCTGACCGAGATGAGTTGATTAGATGGGCTCGGGAGATTGCCTTAAAGCTAAAGTTTGCAATTGTAATTGGCAAATCCGACAACGGCAGCGATAAGAGGAAGCAATATTTCAGGTTGGATTGCGAGCGGGGAGGCCGGTACGTGTCAACAAATAAGAAGCTAAAATCTGATCAAACCGGCACGAGGAAATGCGGCTGTCCATTTCGACTCCGTGGTTATTGTCATGCCGATAAAACATGGCATTTGACCGTTGTAAATGGCAAACATAACCACGAGTTGGACAAGGCAGTTGAAGGTCATCTCATTGTCGGTCGTCTCAAACCGGAAGAAAGGCAATGTATGGAGGAAATGTCAAGGAATTTGGTTCCGCCTAAGAATATAATGTCCACATTGAAAGATAGGGATCCAAACAACAAGACAACGGCAAAGCAACTCTACAATTTAAGTCATcgattaaaacttaaaatgagGGCATCAATGACTGAAATGCAACACCTCTCCAAAAGACTTGTCGAGaccgggtattttttcaaacatagGACGGTTGTTGCAGACGGATCCGAACACGTTCAAGACATTTTCTTTGCACATCCTAAATCTATAAGTTTGTTCAATTCTTTTCCTACTGTGCTTTTGATGGATTCGacatacaaaacaaacaaatacaaaatgcCGTTATTTGAGATTGTCGGATTCACATCAACTGGGAGATCTTTCAATGTTGGATTTGCTTGGCTTACCAATGAAAGAGAAGACAACTTCACTTGGGCTCTAGAGCAGTGTGTCAGTCTCTTAAGGAATGAGGATGTTAGACCGAAGGTGATTGTCACCGATAGGGATTTGGCTCTGATGAATGCAGTTTCCGAGGTATTTCCAACATCGGCTGCAATGGTTTGTCGTTTCCATGTAAAAAAGAACGTGAGCTCTAAGATGAAGGAAATTGTGAAAATCAAGAATGGAGAGAATGAGAAGCAGACTGATGTGTGGGATCAAATCACCGATGCTTTTAATGATGTGTTAGAGTCGCCAACGGAAAAAGAATATGCTGACAATGTTATGGTGTTTAGGGAGCTCTGTGCGAGATGGCCAAAGTTTTTGCGTTATGTTGAAGAGACTGTCCTAGACACTGATAAAGAAAGGGTTGTCAATGCTTGGGTAGACCAACATATGCACATGGGGAATCACACCACGAATAGAGCTGAATCATGTCATGGTGTGTTGAAAGGTTACTTGAAGGACGGTAACGGTGACTTGGTGAAAGGATGGGAAGCGATAAATAAGATGTTGATAAGTCAGTTCACTGAAGTACAAGGTGAATTCGGTCGGAGTATGTCTGTTGCGGAACACAGATACGATGATGATCCTCTTTACGCATTCTTGTTTTATAAAATCTCAAGAAAGGCTATGGATCACATTTATGACGAAGCAAACAGGGTCGAAGAATGTGGTATGGATAGCAAAAAGTGTGGCTGTGTTATGAGAAGGACATACGGGTTGCCATGTGCATGCTTGATTGCgaagaagataaaaaataacaaacctatcCGACTGGATGAGATTCATCCTCAATGGAAGAAACTGTGTTTCGAAGATGAGCCGGCACCGGGCGACGTGGCTGACGATTATGATTGCTTGGCTGAGTGGAAAGCAATTCAG GAACGATTAAAAACAGCCGATGTTAGCGTGAAGAATGATATTAGGAATCAACTTCGTCTCATTGCATATCCAGAAACCACCTCTGTGAAACCTCCGCTTCAAAAGGCCAAAACAAAAGGtgctagaaagaaaaaatcagTTCGTGTCACAAGATCCACGAGCAGGGATAAGTCTCGGTGGGAGCATGTTGATGATCATATTGCAGCTACACAGGCATCTCAGTCGCAAGCAACAAAGTCAAAGCCGTCGACTTCACAAACAGTGCCTGAGGTGCCTAAAGAACTCGTCATCCGTACTTTGACTCCAGCACCTCCAGCACCTCCTGAAATTCCTTTTATCAACCATATGCCGAAGTTCATGCACCCATTTATTGAAGATATTATTGACGTTCAAGGTGACGGTTATTGTGGATACCGTGTGGTAGCTTTGcaccaaaaagaaaatcaacaagattATGAGTTGATCAGACTGAACATGGAGAGGGAGCTGAGATTGCATAAGGAATCATATGTGGAGTTGTTCGATACTGAGCGTTACAAGTATGTCACGGATGCACTTTTCCCACCACCGAGAAGGAGTAAACATGCTATTGCAACCAAGGACAAATGGTTTACTTTTCCGGATATGGGTTACGTTGTGGCTACTCATTTTCAGAGGGTTGTTGTTCAACTATCAAATATGGAAAAGTGTGGAGCATCTAGAACTTGTTTCCCATTGCGTGGCAAACCTCCATCAGACACGTCAGACTTGGATTCCAAGATTATTTGCATCGGCGCGCTCGCTGACCACTTTGTGTTAGTGCGATTGAAAGTAGGATGTCCGATACCTCCAACGGCTCATCAGTGGAAAAACTCTTGTTCCGAAGAAGCTGCAGATTGGGAGCCCATGTTTTTGGATAGAATGCAAAAGTTTGGTGAGCTGTTGACCATTGAAAGAGCAGGCGATGACTTAGTCACGATTGGAAAGGGTAGCAAAGACGATCCGTTGGAATTGTAG
- the LOC123913698 gene encoding uncharacterized protein At4g19900-like, with product MLRSRRRSRYDGLICAVVSALLLLITFYLLRSNTHRRFPSHSVNYDSLLSDSSNEDTTGGEDTIDALDIVEEQTQESPTDAEEDDDPIEESNKASGYFFYHVEGVIRRSFSKRSMMTMIEESNEGFRIFGTTIEDRGKTSFGSDDVAVDENVRMKMMEVKGIEDALLLKIGKTVSPLREGWGVWFDKKFDYLKKDKMLRSNLEALNPLHNPILQDPDNVGLTGLTKVSMKHKHSSD from the exons ATGCTCCGATCCCGGCGACGTTCCCGTTACGACGGTCTTATATGCGCCGTCGTCTCTGCACTTCTTCTCTTAATAACCTTCTACCTTCTCCGCAGCAACACTCACCGTCGCTTTCCATCTCACTCGGTAAATTACGACTCTCTCCTCTCCGATTCATCGAACGAAGACACAACCGGCGGCGAGGACACAATCGACGCACTAGACATAGTCGAAGAACAGACACAAGAATCACCAACAGATGCAGAAGAAGACGACGATCCAATTGAAGAAAGTAACAAAGCTTCAGGCTATTTCTTCTACCACGTAGAAGGAGTAATACGAAGATCATTCAGCAAACGATCGATGATGACGATGATTGAGGAATCAAACGAAGGATTCAGGATTTTCGGAACGACGATTGAGGATCGCGGGAAGACGTCATTTGGTTCTGATGATGTGGCGGTGGATGAGAATGTGAGGATGAAGATGATGGAAGTGAAGGGAATTGAGGACGCGCTTTTGTTGAAGATTGGTAAGACGGTTTCGCCTTTGAGAGAAGGTTGGGGTGTTtggtttgataaaaaatttgattatttgaagaaGGATAAGATGTTGAGGTCTAATTTGGAAGCATTGAATCCTTTGCATAATCCTATTTTGCAAGATCCTGATAATGTTGGTTTAACTGGATTAACCAAG GTATCTATGAAGCACAAgcactcctcggattag
- the LOC123913697 gene encoding type III polyketide synthase B-like, which yields MGDEGIVRGVTKQATPGKATILALGKAFPHQLVMQEYLVDGYFRDTNCDNPELKQKLARLCKTTTVKTRYVVMNGDILKKYPELAVEGASTVTQRLEICNNAVTQMAIEASQVCLKNWGRPLSDITHVVYVSSSEARLPGGDLYLSKGLGLNPKIQRTMLYFAGCSGGVAGLRVAKDIAENNPGCRVLLATSETTIIGFKPPSVDRPYDLVGVALFGDGAGAMIIGSDPVFETETPLFELHTSAQEFIPDTEKKIDGKLTEEGISFTLARELPQIIEDNVEGFCDKLIDVVGLENKEYNKLFWAVHPGGPAILNRVEKRLELSPEKLNASRKALMDYGNASSNTIVYVLEYMLEEDKKIRKAGGGDSEWGLILAFGPGITFEGILARNLCA from the exons ATGGGAGACGAAGGTATAGTGAGAGGTGTCACAAAGCAGGCAACCCCTGGGAAGGCTACTATATTAGCTCTTGGCAAAGCTTTCCCTCACCAGCTTGTGATGCAAGAGTATTTAGTTGATGGATATTTTAGGGACACTAATTGTGACAATCCTGAGCTTAAACAAAAGCTTGCTAGACTTT GCAAGACAACCACAGTAAAAACAAGGTATGTTGTTATGAATGGGGATATACTAAAGAAGTATCCAGAACTTGCTGTCGAAGGCGCCTCGACTGTAACACAACGTTTAGAGATATGTAACAACGCAGTTACACAAATGGCAATCGAAGCTTCCCAAGTTTGCCTAAAGAATTGGGGTAGACCCTTATCAGACATAACTCATGTAGTTTATGTTTCATCTAGTGAAGCTAGATTACCCGGCGGTGACCTATATTTGTCAAAAGGACTAGGACTAAACCCTAAAATTCAAAGAACTATGCTCTATTTCGCTGGATGCTCGGGAGGCGTAGCTGGCCTTCGCGTTGCAAAAGACATAGCTGAGAACAACCCTGGATGTAGAGTTTTGCTTGCTACTTCTGAAACTACAATTATTGGATTCAAGCCACCAAGTGTTGATAGGCCTTACGATCTTGTTGGTGTGGCActctttggagatggagccggTGCTATGATAATTGGCTCAGACCCAGTGTTTGAAACTGAGACACCGTTGTTTGAGCTTCATACTTCAGCCCAAGAGTTTATACCAGACACAGAGAAGAAAATTGATGGGAAGCTGACTGAGGAGGGCATAAGTTTCACGCTAGCAAGGGAACTTCCTCAGATAATCGAAGACAATGTTGAGGGATTCTGTGATAAACTAATTGATGTTGTTGGGTTGGAGAATAAGGAGTACAACAAGTTGTTTTGGGCTGTGCATCCAGGTGGGCCTGCAATATTGAACCGCGTGGAGAAGCGGCTTGAGTTGTCGCCGGAGAAGCTGAATGCTAGTAGAAAAGCTCTAATGGATTATGGAAATGCTAGCAGCAATACTATTGTTTATGTGCTGGAGTATATGTTAGAAGAGGACAAGAAGATTAGAAAGGCGGGTGGAGGAGATTCTGAATGGGGATTGATACTTGCTTTTGGACCTGGAATTACTTTTGAGGGGATTCTAGCAAGGAACCTATGTGCATGA